Proteins encoded within one genomic window of Brienomyrus brachyistius isolate T26 chromosome 22, BBRACH_0.4, whole genome shotgun sequence:
- the moto gene encoding meiosis-specific coiled-coil domain-containing protein MEIOC isoform X3 translates to METIFNEGSTRLPQSSLFPHSFSNSLQPEEFPQSYTSVQAQEDPYQLVHFAQRCVRNSADGNECGSTSDLYGLVSDILEESDHMDSYFADEMSSNVKSVWSLNPGKEDIQQYFQSESDIQAVPSNLQTYPGPLIRQRQLQNTDFQQEAELHQGFIDLDISDQMLLCPSSSDTDTCSLQVQDVQTMSSGNCLLSKTTPGKCDFNGAVHDEKLHSITPFLNHTIRASPSGCLVNKMNDHCLSFFSDYSNQNQLKPNGNKQVMMQEEEDNEHFENHGSDQHTLFSRMQSLESQTGQFKKEALAGFEVPRPSDHAIKMPTPPSTYWPKDFSEISQQQTFLQLKSSSADLNPLAPFQSKHSIENTNNFSPNLNQYVHNRLSQYQNQAKKPNNPGVPEYSKRLSFPISDFVPQNLQRKTSFPQDYSLGDSQNPYNRAGQNQVMLNLEELQKAGEFDQDLDDSVLAGRIIKKVHSPQKTKENMKPQNSNHGERVKKQELLQNAYLDFLGNERGLRRSIGRNANIGEKTQPASSFPYMHIVGDRQNSWPVQWNTGSFSPNSTFLHRNSSVLPMDLCNLLPDNELNACLRDMMSTENPLSAAASVMGFPSLTKNRCGPTSQLHLYLEECYEQWRTLEKERRKIENILRKSFPGKRISIVSSSPIPKIPQNPSRVDRLIVDQLREQARVVALFGKMECLRGVPLHANIRSALDRHLEVIYTTQARRTDEYINTSNRQRQGGTYIKEDRVILLLAAAVKDLCVTTRRTRTALWCALQMTSPQVENKVDEQKETPT, encoded by the exons ATGGAG ACCATTTTCAATGAGGGTAGCACTAGATTGCCtcagtcctctttgtttccacACTCTTTTTCTAATTCTTTGCAACCGGAGGAATTCCCACAGTCCTATACATCAGTGCAAGCTCAGGAAGATCCATATCAACTGGTTCATTTTGCCCAGAGGTGTGTCAG GAATTCTGCAGATGGAAATGAATGTGGAAGTACATCTGATCTATATGGATTAGTGTCAGATATCTTGGAAGAGAGTGATCACATGGATAGCTACTTTGCAGATGA GATGTCATCCAATGTAAAATCTGTCTGGTCCCTCAACCCAGGGAAGGAAGACATTCAGCAGTACTTCCAGTCAGAATCAGATATTCAGGCAGTTCCATCTAATTTGCAAACGTATCCTGGTCCATTAATCAGGCAAAGGCAACTTCAGAACACAGATTTTCAACAGGAAGCTGAGCTTCATCAGGGTTTCATTGATTTAGATATCAGTGATCAAATGCTTCTCTGTCCAAGCAGCAGTGATACTGATACATGTTCATTGCAGGTTCAAGATGTGCAGACAATGTCTAGTGGAAACTGCCTTCTGTCAAAGACAACACCTGGCAAATGTGATTTCAATGGAGCTGTACATGATGAAAAATTACACAGTATAACCCCTTTTCTTAACCACACAATTAGAGCATCACCTTCTGGGTGTTTGGTAAACAAAATGAATGATCACTGTTTAAGCTTCTTCTCTGATTATTCAAATCAAAATCAATTGAAACCAAATGGGAATAAGCAAGTTATGATGCAAGAAGAGGAGGACAACGAGCATTTCGAGAACCATGGCTCTGACCAGCATACTTTGTTTTCTAGAATGCAGTCTCTCGAAAGTCAAACAGGACAATTTAAAAAGGAAGCATTGGCAGGTTTTGAAGTGCCAAGGCCATCTGACCATGCAATCAAGATGCCTACCCCACCAAGTACTTATTGGCCTAAGGATTTCTCAGAAATTAGTCAACAGCAGACATTTCTGCAGCTGAAATCTTCATCAGCAGATCTCAATCCCTTGGCACCTTTCCAAAGCAAACATTCCATTGAGAACACTAACAATTTCTCACCAAATCTTAATCAGTATGTTCATAATCGATTAAGCCAGTACCAGAATCAAGCCAAAAAACCAAATAATCCTGGTGTGCCAGAGTATTCTAAAAGGCTTTCATTCCCCATTTCAGATTTTGTTCCACAGAATTTGCAAAGAAAAACATCTTTCCCCCAGGATTACAGTCTGGGCGATAGTCAAAACCCTTATAATAGAGCAGGTCAGAATCAGGTGATGCTGAATTTGGAAGAGCTGCAAAAGGCAGGCGAGTTTGACCAGGATCTGGATGACTCTGTTTTGGCTGGCAGGATTATCAAAAAGGTGCACTCACCTCAGAAAACTAAGGAGAATATGAAACCACAGAATAGCAATCATGGAGAAAGGGTCAAGAAGCAAGAGTTGCTTCAGAATGCATACCTTGATTTCTTGGGGAATGAGCGTGGTTTGCGTAGGTCAATTGGAAGAAATGCAAACATTGGGGAAAAGACCCAGCCAGCCTCCTCTTTCCCATACATGCACATAGTGGGTGACAGGCAGAATTCATGGCCAGTGCAGTGGAACACTGGAAGTTTTTCTCCCAATTCGACATTCCTGCACCGTAACTCCAGTGTGCTTCCTATGGATCTTTGCAACTTGTTGCCAGACAACGAACTTAACGCTTGCCTCCGTGACATGATGAGCACAGAGAATCCGCTCTCTGCTGCTGCATCTGTGATGGGGTTCCCCAGTCTCACAAAGAACCGTTGTGGACCCACAAGTCAGCTTCACCTTTATCTTGAGGAATGTTATGAGCAATGGAGGACACTGGAAAAAGAGAGGAGAAAG ATTGAGAACATTCTTAGAAAAAGTTTTCCTGGCAAGAGGATATCAATAGTGAGCAGCAGTCCCATTCCAAAAATCCCACAAAATCCCTCTAGAGTAGATCGGCTAATTGTGGATCAATTACGTGAGCAAGCACGG GTTGTGGCTCTTTTTGGAAAAATGGAATGTCTGCGAGGCGTCCCTCTCCATGCAAATATTCGCTCAGCACTGGACAGACACCTAGAAGTTATTTACACTACACAGGCACGACGTACAGATGAATATATCAATACATCAAATCGACAGAGACAAGGAGGTACTTACATTAAAGAAGATAGAG TCATTTTACTACTGGCTGCTGCAGTGAAGGACCTGTGTGTGACTACAAGGAGGACTCGCACTGCCCTTTGGTGTGCACTGCAGATGACATCGCCGCAAGTTGAAAATAAGGTGGACGAGCAGAAAGAAACCCCAACCTGA
- the moto gene encoding meiosis-specific coiled-coil domain-containing protein MEIOC isoform X2: MEVNALEENKINVISHEGIMAFDQYHYADLGLLVSPYKHQTIFNEGSTRLPQSSLFPHSFSNSLQPEEFPQSYTSVQAQEDPYQLVHFAQRNSADGNECGSTSDLYGLVSDILEESDHMDSYFADEMSSNVKSVWSLNPGKEDIQQYFQSESDIQAVPSNLQTYPGPLIRQRQLQNTDFQQEAELHQGFIDLDISDQMLLCPSSSDTDTCSLQVQDVQTMSSGNCLLSKTTPGKCDFNGAVHDEKLHSITPFLNHTIRASPSGCLVNKMNDHCLSFFSDYSNQNQLKPNGNKQVMMQEEEDNEHFENHGSDQHTLFSRMQSLESQTGQFKKEALAGFEVPRPSDHAIKMPTPPSTYWPKDFSEISQQQTFLQLKSSSADLNPLAPFQSKHSIENTNNFSPNLNQYVHNRLSQYQNQAKKPNNPGVPEYSKRLSFPISDFVPQNLQRKTSFPQDYSLGDSQNPYNRAGQNQVMLNLEELQKAGEFDQDLDDSVLAGRIIKKVHSPQKTKENMKPQNSNHGERVKKQELLQNAYLDFLGNERGLRRSIGRNANIGEKTQPASSFPYMHIVGDRQNSWPVQWNTGSFSPNSTFLHRNSSVLPMDLCNLLPDNELNACLRDMMSTENPLSAAASVMGFPSLTKNRCGPTSQLHLYLEECYEQWRTLEKERRKIENILRKSFPGKRISIVSSSPIPKIPQNPSRVDRLIVDQLREQARVVALFGKMECLRGVPLHANIRSALDRHLEVIYTTQARRTDEYINTSNRQRQGGTYIKEDRVILLLAAAVKDLCVTTRRTRTALWCALQMTSPQVENKVDEQKETPT; encoded by the exons ATGGAG GTGAATGCATTAGAGGAAaataaaatcaatgtgatatcACATGAAGGAATTATGGCCTTTGATCAGTATCATTATGCTGATCTGGGTTTACTTGTctctccttataaacatcag ACCATTTTCAATGAGGGTAGCACTAGATTGCCtcagtcctctttgtttccacACTCTTTTTCTAATTCTTTGCAACCGGAGGAATTCCCACAGTCCTATACATCAGTGCAAGCTCAGGAAGATCCATATCAACTGGTTCATTTTGCCCAGAG GAATTCTGCAGATGGAAATGAATGTGGAAGTACATCTGATCTATATGGATTAGTGTCAGATATCTTGGAAGAGAGTGATCACATGGATAGCTACTTTGCAGATGA GATGTCATCCAATGTAAAATCTGTCTGGTCCCTCAACCCAGGGAAGGAAGACATTCAGCAGTACTTCCAGTCAGAATCAGATATTCAGGCAGTTCCATCTAATTTGCAAACGTATCCTGGTCCATTAATCAGGCAAAGGCAACTTCAGAACACAGATTTTCAACAGGAAGCTGAGCTTCATCAGGGTTTCATTGATTTAGATATCAGTGATCAAATGCTTCTCTGTCCAAGCAGCAGTGATACTGATACATGTTCATTGCAGGTTCAAGATGTGCAGACAATGTCTAGTGGAAACTGCCTTCTGTCAAAGACAACACCTGGCAAATGTGATTTCAATGGAGCTGTACATGATGAAAAATTACACAGTATAACCCCTTTTCTTAACCACACAATTAGAGCATCACCTTCTGGGTGTTTGGTAAACAAAATGAATGATCACTGTTTAAGCTTCTTCTCTGATTATTCAAATCAAAATCAATTGAAACCAAATGGGAATAAGCAAGTTATGATGCAAGAAGAGGAGGACAACGAGCATTTCGAGAACCATGGCTCTGACCAGCATACTTTGTTTTCTAGAATGCAGTCTCTCGAAAGTCAAACAGGACAATTTAAAAAGGAAGCATTGGCAGGTTTTGAAGTGCCAAGGCCATCTGACCATGCAATCAAGATGCCTACCCCACCAAGTACTTATTGGCCTAAGGATTTCTCAGAAATTAGTCAACAGCAGACATTTCTGCAGCTGAAATCTTCATCAGCAGATCTCAATCCCTTGGCACCTTTCCAAAGCAAACATTCCATTGAGAACACTAACAATTTCTCACCAAATCTTAATCAGTATGTTCATAATCGATTAAGCCAGTACCAGAATCAAGCCAAAAAACCAAATAATCCTGGTGTGCCAGAGTATTCTAAAAGGCTTTCATTCCCCATTTCAGATTTTGTTCCACAGAATTTGCAAAGAAAAACATCTTTCCCCCAGGATTACAGTCTGGGCGATAGTCAAAACCCTTATAATAGAGCAGGTCAGAATCAGGTGATGCTGAATTTGGAAGAGCTGCAAAAGGCAGGCGAGTTTGACCAGGATCTGGATGACTCTGTTTTGGCTGGCAGGATTATCAAAAAGGTGCACTCACCTCAGAAAACTAAGGAGAATATGAAACCACAGAATAGCAATCATGGAGAAAGGGTCAAGAAGCAAGAGTTGCTTCAGAATGCATACCTTGATTTCTTGGGGAATGAGCGTGGTTTGCGTAGGTCAATTGGAAGAAATGCAAACATTGGGGAAAAGACCCAGCCAGCCTCCTCTTTCCCATACATGCACATAGTGGGTGACAGGCAGAATTCATGGCCAGTGCAGTGGAACACTGGAAGTTTTTCTCCCAATTCGACATTCCTGCACCGTAACTCCAGTGTGCTTCCTATGGATCTTTGCAACTTGTTGCCAGACAACGAACTTAACGCTTGCCTCCGTGACATGATGAGCACAGAGAATCCGCTCTCTGCTGCTGCATCTGTGATGGGGTTCCCCAGTCTCACAAAGAACCGTTGTGGACCCACAAGTCAGCTTCACCTTTATCTTGAGGAATGTTATGAGCAATGGAGGACACTGGAAAAAGAGAGGAGAAAG ATTGAGAACATTCTTAGAAAAAGTTTTCCTGGCAAGAGGATATCAATAGTGAGCAGCAGTCCCATTCCAAAAATCCCACAAAATCCCTCTAGAGTAGATCGGCTAATTGTGGATCAATTACGTGAGCAAGCACGG GTTGTGGCTCTTTTTGGAAAAATGGAATGTCTGCGAGGCGTCCCTCTCCATGCAAATATTCGCTCAGCACTGGACAGACACCTAGAAGTTATTTACACTACACAGGCACGACGTACAGATGAATATATCAATACATCAAATCGACAGAGACAAGGAGGTACTTACATTAAAGAAGATAGAG TCATTTTACTACTGGCTGCTGCAGTGAAGGACCTGTGTGTGACTACAAGGAGGACTCGCACTGCCCTTTGGTGTGCACTGCAGATGACATCGCCGCAAGTTGAAAATAAGGTGGACGAGCAGAAAGAAACCCCAACCTGA
- the moto gene encoding meiosis-specific coiled-coil domain-containing protein MEIOC isoform X1, translated as MEVNALEENKINVISHEGIMAFDQYHYADLGLLVSPYKHQTIFNEGSTRLPQSSLFPHSFSNSLQPEEFPQSYTSVQAQEDPYQLVHFAQRCVRNSADGNECGSTSDLYGLVSDILEESDHMDSYFADEMSSNVKSVWSLNPGKEDIQQYFQSESDIQAVPSNLQTYPGPLIRQRQLQNTDFQQEAELHQGFIDLDISDQMLLCPSSSDTDTCSLQVQDVQTMSSGNCLLSKTTPGKCDFNGAVHDEKLHSITPFLNHTIRASPSGCLVNKMNDHCLSFFSDYSNQNQLKPNGNKQVMMQEEEDNEHFENHGSDQHTLFSRMQSLESQTGQFKKEALAGFEVPRPSDHAIKMPTPPSTYWPKDFSEISQQQTFLQLKSSSADLNPLAPFQSKHSIENTNNFSPNLNQYVHNRLSQYQNQAKKPNNPGVPEYSKRLSFPISDFVPQNLQRKTSFPQDYSLGDSQNPYNRAGQNQVMLNLEELQKAGEFDQDLDDSVLAGRIIKKVHSPQKTKENMKPQNSNHGERVKKQELLQNAYLDFLGNERGLRRSIGRNANIGEKTQPASSFPYMHIVGDRQNSWPVQWNTGSFSPNSTFLHRNSSVLPMDLCNLLPDNELNACLRDMMSTENPLSAAASVMGFPSLTKNRCGPTSQLHLYLEECYEQWRTLEKERRKIENILRKSFPGKRISIVSSSPIPKIPQNPSRVDRLIVDQLREQARVVALFGKMECLRGVPLHANIRSALDRHLEVIYTTQARRTDEYINTSNRQRQGGTYIKEDRVILLLAAAVKDLCVTTRRTRTALWCALQMTSPQVENKVDEQKETPT; from the exons ATGGAG GTGAATGCATTAGAGGAAaataaaatcaatgtgatatcACATGAAGGAATTATGGCCTTTGATCAGTATCATTATGCTGATCTGGGTTTACTTGTctctccttataaacatcag ACCATTTTCAATGAGGGTAGCACTAGATTGCCtcagtcctctttgtttccacACTCTTTTTCTAATTCTTTGCAACCGGAGGAATTCCCACAGTCCTATACATCAGTGCAAGCTCAGGAAGATCCATATCAACTGGTTCATTTTGCCCAGAGGTGTGTCAG GAATTCTGCAGATGGAAATGAATGTGGAAGTACATCTGATCTATATGGATTAGTGTCAGATATCTTGGAAGAGAGTGATCACATGGATAGCTACTTTGCAGATGA GATGTCATCCAATGTAAAATCTGTCTGGTCCCTCAACCCAGGGAAGGAAGACATTCAGCAGTACTTCCAGTCAGAATCAGATATTCAGGCAGTTCCATCTAATTTGCAAACGTATCCTGGTCCATTAATCAGGCAAAGGCAACTTCAGAACACAGATTTTCAACAGGAAGCTGAGCTTCATCAGGGTTTCATTGATTTAGATATCAGTGATCAAATGCTTCTCTGTCCAAGCAGCAGTGATACTGATACATGTTCATTGCAGGTTCAAGATGTGCAGACAATGTCTAGTGGAAACTGCCTTCTGTCAAAGACAACACCTGGCAAATGTGATTTCAATGGAGCTGTACATGATGAAAAATTACACAGTATAACCCCTTTTCTTAACCACACAATTAGAGCATCACCTTCTGGGTGTTTGGTAAACAAAATGAATGATCACTGTTTAAGCTTCTTCTCTGATTATTCAAATCAAAATCAATTGAAACCAAATGGGAATAAGCAAGTTATGATGCAAGAAGAGGAGGACAACGAGCATTTCGAGAACCATGGCTCTGACCAGCATACTTTGTTTTCTAGAATGCAGTCTCTCGAAAGTCAAACAGGACAATTTAAAAAGGAAGCATTGGCAGGTTTTGAAGTGCCAAGGCCATCTGACCATGCAATCAAGATGCCTACCCCACCAAGTACTTATTGGCCTAAGGATTTCTCAGAAATTAGTCAACAGCAGACATTTCTGCAGCTGAAATCTTCATCAGCAGATCTCAATCCCTTGGCACCTTTCCAAAGCAAACATTCCATTGAGAACACTAACAATTTCTCACCAAATCTTAATCAGTATGTTCATAATCGATTAAGCCAGTACCAGAATCAAGCCAAAAAACCAAATAATCCTGGTGTGCCAGAGTATTCTAAAAGGCTTTCATTCCCCATTTCAGATTTTGTTCCACAGAATTTGCAAAGAAAAACATCTTTCCCCCAGGATTACAGTCTGGGCGATAGTCAAAACCCTTATAATAGAGCAGGTCAGAATCAGGTGATGCTGAATTTGGAAGAGCTGCAAAAGGCAGGCGAGTTTGACCAGGATCTGGATGACTCTGTTTTGGCTGGCAGGATTATCAAAAAGGTGCACTCACCTCAGAAAACTAAGGAGAATATGAAACCACAGAATAGCAATCATGGAGAAAGGGTCAAGAAGCAAGAGTTGCTTCAGAATGCATACCTTGATTTCTTGGGGAATGAGCGTGGTTTGCGTAGGTCAATTGGAAGAAATGCAAACATTGGGGAAAAGACCCAGCCAGCCTCCTCTTTCCCATACATGCACATAGTGGGTGACAGGCAGAATTCATGGCCAGTGCAGTGGAACACTGGAAGTTTTTCTCCCAATTCGACATTCCTGCACCGTAACTCCAGTGTGCTTCCTATGGATCTTTGCAACTTGTTGCCAGACAACGAACTTAACGCTTGCCTCCGTGACATGATGAGCACAGAGAATCCGCTCTCTGCTGCTGCATCTGTGATGGGGTTCCCCAGTCTCACAAAGAACCGTTGTGGACCCACAAGTCAGCTTCACCTTTATCTTGAGGAATGTTATGAGCAATGGAGGACACTGGAAAAAGAGAGGAGAAAG ATTGAGAACATTCTTAGAAAAAGTTTTCCTGGCAAGAGGATATCAATAGTGAGCAGCAGTCCCATTCCAAAAATCCCACAAAATCCCTCTAGAGTAGATCGGCTAATTGTGGATCAATTACGTGAGCAAGCACGG GTTGTGGCTCTTTTTGGAAAAATGGAATGTCTGCGAGGCGTCCCTCTCCATGCAAATATTCGCTCAGCACTGGACAGACACCTAGAAGTTATTTACACTACACAGGCACGACGTACAGATGAATATATCAATACATCAAATCGACAGAGACAAGGAGGTACTTACATTAAAGAAGATAGAG TCATTTTACTACTGGCTGCTGCAGTGAAGGACCTGTGTGTGACTACAAGGAGGACTCGCACTGCCCTTTGGTGTGCACTGCAGATGACATCGCCGCAAGTTGAAAATAAGGTGGACGAGCAGAAAGAAACCCCAACCTGA
- the moto gene encoding meiosis-specific coiled-coil domain-containing protein MEIOC isoform X4, with protein MEVNALEENKINVISHEGIMAFDQYHYADLGLLVSPYKHQTIFNEGSTRLPQSSLFPHSFSNSLQPEEFPQSYTSVQAQEDPYQLVHFAQRCVRNSADGNECGSTSDLYGLVSDILEESDHMDSYFADEMSSNVKSVWSLNPGKEDIQQYFQSESDIQAVPSNLQTASPSGCLVNKMNDHCLSFFSDYSNQNQLKPNGNKQVMMQEEEDNEHFENHGSDQHTLFSRMQSLESQTGQFKKEALAGFEVPRPSDHAIKMPTPPSTYWPKDFSEISQQQTFLQLKSSSADLNPLAPFQSKHSIENTNNFSPNLNQYVHNRLSQYQNQAKKPNNPGVPEYSKRLSFPISDFVPQNLQRKTSFPQDYSLGDSQNPYNRAGQNQVMLNLEELQKAGEFDQDLDDSVLAGRIIKKVHSPQKTKENMKPQNSNHGERVKKQELLQNAYLDFLGNERGLRRSIGRNANIGEKTQPASSFPYMHIVGDRQNSWPVQWNTGSFSPNSTFLHRNSSVLPMDLCNLLPDNELNACLRDMMSTENPLSAAASVMGFPSLTKNRCGPTSQLHLYLEECYEQWRTLEKERRKIENILRKSFPGKRISIVSSSPIPKIPQNPSRVDRLIVDQLREQARVVALFGKMECLRGVPLHANIRSALDRHLEVIYTTQARRTDEYINTSNRQRQGGTYIKEDRVILLLAAAVKDLCVTTRRTRTALWCALQMTSPQVENKVDEQKETPT; from the exons ATGGAG GTGAATGCATTAGAGGAAaataaaatcaatgtgatatcACATGAAGGAATTATGGCCTTTGATCAGTATCATTATGCTGATCTGGGTTTACTTGTctctccttataaacatcag ACCATTTTCAATGAGGGTAGCACTAGATTGCCtcagtcctctttgtttccacACTCTTTTTCTAATTCTTTGCAACCGGAGGAATTCCCACAGTCCTATACATCAGTGCAAGCTCAGGAAGATCCATATCAACTGGTTCATTTTGCCCAGAGGTGTGTCAG GAATTCTGCAGATGGAAATGAATGTGGAAGTACATCTGATCTATATGGATTAGTGTCAGATATCTTGGAAGAGAGTGATCACATGGATAGCTACTTTGCAGATGA GATGTCATCCAATGTAAAATCTGTCTGGTCCCTCAACCCAGGGAAGGAAGACATTCAGCAGTACTTCCAGTCAGAATCAGATATTCAGGCAGTTCCATCTAATTTGCAAAC AGCATCACCTTCTGGGTGTTTGGTAAACAAAATGAATGATCACTGTTTAAGCTTCTTCTCTGATTATTCAAATCAAAATCAATTGAAACCAAATGGGAATAAGCAAGTTATGATGCAAGAAGAGGAGGACAACGAGCATTTCGAGAACCATGGCTCTGACCAGCATACTTTGTTTTCTAGAATGCAGTCTCTCGAAAGTCAAACAGGACAATTTAAAAAGGAAGCATTGGCAGGTTTTGAAGTGCCAAGGCCATCTGACCATGCAATCAAGATGCCTACCCCACCAAGTACTTATTGGCCTAAGGATTTCTCAGAAATTAGTCAACAGCAGACATTTCTGCAGCTGAAATCTTCATCAGCAGATCTCAATCCCTTGGCACCTTTCCAAAGCAAACATTCCATTGAGAACACTAACAATTTCTCACCAAATCTTAATCAGTATGTTCATAATCGATTAAGCCAGTACCAGAATCAAGCCAAAAAACCAAATAATCCTGGTGTGCCAGAGTATTCTAAAAGGCTTTCATTCCCCATTTCAGATTTTGTTCCACAGAATTTGCAAAGAAAAACATCTTTCCCCCAGGATTACAGTCTGGGCGATAGTCAAAACCCTTATAATAGAGCAGGTCAGAATCAGGTGATGCTGAATTTGGAAGAGCTGCAAAAGGCAGGCGAGTTTGACCAGGATCTGGATGACTCTGTTTTGGCTGGCAGGATTATCAAAAAGGTGCACTCACCTCAGAAAACTAAGGAGAATATGAAACCACAGAATAGCAATCATGGAGAAAGGGTCAAGAAGCAAGAGTTGCTTCAGAATGCATACCTTGATTTCTTGGGGAATGAGCGTGGTTTGCGTAGGTCAATTGGAAGAAATGCAAACATTGGGGAAAAGACCCAGCCAGCCTCCTCTTTCCCATACATGCACATAGTGGGTGACAGGCAGAATTCATGGCCAGTGCAGTGGAACACTGGAAGTTTTTCTCCCAATTCGACATTCCTGCACCGTAACTCCAGTGTGCTTCCTATGGATCTTTGCAACTTGTTGCCAGACAACGAACTTAACGCTTGCCTCCGTGACATGATGAGCACAGAGAATCCGCTCTCTGCTGCTGCATCTGTGATGGGGTTCCCCAGTCTCACAAAGAACCGTTGTGGACCCACAAGTCAGCTTCACCTTTATCTTGAGGAATGTTATGAGCAATGGAGGACACTGGAAAAAGAGAGGAGAAAG ATTGAGAACATTCTTAGAAAAAGTTTTCCTGGCAAGAGGATATCAATAGTGAGCAGCAGTCCCATTCCAAAAATCCCACAAAATCCCTCTAGAGTAGATCGGCTAATTGTGGATCAATTACGTGAGCAAGCACGG GTTGTGGCTCTTTTTGGAAAAATGGAATGTCTGCGAGGCGTCCCTCTCCATGCAAATATTCGCTCAGCACTGGACAGACACCTAGAAGTTATTTACACTACACAGGCACGACGTACAGATGAATATATCAATACATCAAATCGACAGAGACAAGGAGGTACTTACATTAAAGAAGATAGAG TCATTTTACTACTGGCTGCTGCAGTGAAGGACCTGTGTGTGACTACAAGGAGGACTCGCACTGCCCTTTGGTGTGCACTGCAGATGACATCGCCGCAAGTTGAAAATAAGGTGGACGAGCAGAAAGAAACCCCAACCTGA